From the Thermococcus sp. 18S1 genome, one window contains:
- a CDS encoding exonuclease SbcCD subunit D: protein MRFAHIADVHLGREQFNQPFRYDDYLEVFRESIERAVKARVDFILIAGDLFHVSRPSPRTIRDAVEVLELPRRKGIPVFAIEGNHDKTIRETSVFDLLEHLGLIYTVGLKREPREGEFQRSRKISENRYLVWGQIGDIEIHGLRHHTRWQLIRQDGAVNVLKALFKGKKGILMLHQAVDYLAKDTPYQDAFDLKLNELPDGFSYYALGHIHVRRIAETAQTGLSGPLVYPGSLERTEVREASHIIRYSLRDKKPKVMESREGPKGFYIVEDFQPEFVEVDARPFYSIRVEGDGKSQLRKRVEEAASLVPKDAIAVITLEGTIKGGVSLAEFNDLLKDSGIRYYTFRSRVVGETVLSKERLSEEELFTEWERELLLNLRVSPKEFSEGLTEFVSWLIGRYEKGIPEKARKVPETERKEEPERKEKVSESTAKPEKPKPEKGPRKEPPKKPKPISKPKNPSSLDAWLRRGGQ from the coding sequence ATGAGGTTCGCGCACATCGCCGACGTCCACCTCGGCAGGGAGCAGTTCAACCAGCCCTTCCGCTACGACGACTACCTCGAGGTCTTCAGGGAGTCCATCGAGAGGGCTGTAAAAGCCAGGGTGGACTTCATACTCATCGCCGGTGACCTCTTCCATGTAAGCCGGCCGTCCCCGAGGACGATACGCGACGCGGTTGAGGTCCTTGAGCTCCCGAGGCGGAAGGGAATCCCGGTCTTCGCGATAGAGGGCAACCACGACAAGACCATAAGGGAAACCTCGGTCTTCGACCTTCTTGAGCATCTCGGGCTGATATACACCGTCGGGCTGAAGAGGGAGCCAAGGGAGGGCGAGTTCCAGAGGAGCAGGAAAATAAGTGAGAACCGCTACCTCGTCTGGGGGCAGATCGGGGACATTGAAATCCACGGCCTCAGGCACCACACCCGCTGGCAGCTCATAAGGCAGGACGGCGCCGTAAACGTTCTCAAGGCACTCTTCAAGGGAAAGAAGGGCATCCTGATGCTCCACCAAGCGGTCGATTACCTCGCCAAGGACACGCCCTACCAGGACGCCTTTGACCTGAAGCTCAACGAGCTTCCCGATGGCTTTTCCTACTACGCCCTCGGCCACATCCACGTGAGGAGGATAGCCGAGACGGCCCAGACGGGCCTGAGCGGGCCTTTGGTCTATCCGGGCTCGCTGGAGAGGACGGAGGTAAGGGAGGCGAGCCATATAATCCGCTATTCCCTGAGGGACAAAAAACCGAAGGTAATGGAGAGCAGAGAGGGGCCGAAGGGGTTCTACATCGTCGAGGACTTTCAGCCGGAGTTCGTAGAAGTCGATGCGAGGCCGTTCTACTCGATCAGGGTGGAGGGGGACGGCAAGTCCCAGCTCAGGAAGAGGGTTGAGGAGGCAGCCTCGCTCGTCCCGAAGGACGCGATAGCGGTTATAACGCTCGAAGGGACGATTAAGGGCGGGGTGAGCCTGGCCGAGTTCAACGACCTCCTTAAAGATTCGGGGATAAGGTACTACACATTCAGGAGCAGGGTCGTTGGGGAGACGGTGCTTTCCAAGGAGAGGCTGAGCGAGGAGGAGCTGTTCACCGAATGGGAGCGGGAGCTCCTCCTGAACCTGAGGGTCTCCCCGAAGGAGTTCTCCGAGGGGCTCACCGAGTTCGTCTCCTGGCTGATTGGCAGGTACGAGAAGGGAATCCCGGAAAAAGCCCGGAAAGTTCCGGAAACTGAAAGGAAGGAAGAACCCGAGAGGAAGGAGAAGGTGTCCGAGAGCACCGCCAAGCCGGAGAAGCCCAAACCGGAAAAAGGCCCGAGGAAAGAGCCCCCCAAAAAACCCAAGCCCATTTCCAAGCCCAAAAACCCATCGAGCCTCGACGCGTGGCTCAGGAGGGGTGGGCAATGA
- the rad50 gene encoding DNA double-strand break repair ATPase Rad50: MRIRRIKIRNFRAHERSEIEFSDGINLLIGQNGAGKSSILEAIFAALYMGHPSFPRGYIQANTRVNSTGGLGLTLEFEHNGKSYRIVRDSKKSELLEDREMIAEKSSNVARWVERNVYPIQVFTNALYIRQGEIEGIITNREVMEKVLRKVLGIEDYENAERNAADVIRELKRRREYLRKLIERKAEVEENLRDAEKRFSETLRRISELRKRVGELEGAFRKAEEDYSRLKALKSELEGLEKRRAVLEQRIKAEKGRIEDYEVQIEEVKKEIGELEDKLARLKELEPLEKEYMKLKSLLSLKNELAKLETAEARLTEKRKALEERAARIDDVSAKMAELEGEEKSLRETYEELKRKNGLYQRALQRKAEAERYLRELERAGVTPESLEEELKAVENAKKELENLREEVTGIREEIATLKGLKESLIENLSKLEGARVCPLCKRPIEEHDEEEIRAEYDAEITSIEKKLNKLSKKLKKLNEREIELKGIIKRESKLIRLKKTADLLREVKEKLAKYDLEELEKAAEEFEKAKARLIEIKKELRHLREELEELEKAKDELGRIEKKLQEMGREKRRILERLENEGFGSFEAVEERMKELEPAYREYLSLKNVPAHLERTKKKLSLLEKRRDESIKALRKLEGEFKELGAKMEKLSREFSEEAYAEAEKRYMTTARELEKARTELKGAEELRDEVMKLLDELKAKRKEIEGAEKELETVEKAMADMTAFKEKVARLKAEEELRGLEEVQKLAGETFSEMTEGKYQGIKLKREKKFGKERIELKVLYAGNEVGLEFLSGGERIALGLAFRLALSLYKVGNLELLILDEPTPFLDEERRKKLVEIISSQLRKIPQVIIVSHDEELKDAADYVIRVLNVGGKSRVEVESIGAY, translated from the coding sequence ATGAGGATAAGGAGGATAAAGATCAGGAACTTCAGGGCACACGAGAGGAGCGAGATTGAGTTCAGCGACGGCATAAACCTGCTGATAGGCCAGAACGGCGCCGGCAAAAGCTCGATACTCGAGGCGATTTTCGCGGCCCTCTACATGGGGCACCCGAGCTTCCCGAGGGGCTACATTCAGGCAAACACCCGCGTCAACTCGACCGGTGGACTGGGATTAACGCTGGAGTTCGAGCACAACGGGAAGAGCTACAGAATCGTCAGGGACTCCAAGAAGAGCGAGCTCCTTGAGGACAGGGAGATGATAGCGGAGAAGAGCTCCAACGTGGCGCGCTGGGTCGAGAGGAACGTCTACCCGATCCAGGTATTCACCAACGCGCTCTACATAAGGCAGGGTGAGATAGAGGGTATAATCACGAACCGCGAGGTAATGGAAAAGGTCCTGCGCAAGGTTCTGGGCATAGAGGACTACGAGAACGCCGAGAGGAACGCGGCGGATGTGATAAGGGAACTCAAGCGGAGGAGGGAGTACCTCAGGAAGCTCATCGAGAGGAAGGCCGAGGTGGAGGAGAACCTCCGCGATGCCGAGAAGCGCTTCTCCGAGACGCTGAGGAGGATAAGCGAGCTCCGGAAGAGAGTTGGAGAACTCGAAGGTGCCTTCAGGAAAGCGGAGGAGGATTACTCACGCCTCAAGGCCCTGAAGAGCGAGCTTGAGGGGCTGGAGAAGAGGAGGGCAGTCCTGGAGCAGAGGATAAAGGCCGAGAAGGGTAGAATAGAGGATTATGAAGTCCAGATCGAGGAAGTGAAGAAGGAGATAGGAGAGCTCGAGGATAAGCTCGCACGCCTCAAGGAGCTCGAACCCCTCGAAAAGGAGTACATGAAGCTGAAGTCGCTCCTCTCCCTAAAGAACGAGCTGGCAAAGCTTGAAACCGCCGAAGCAAGACTGACGGAGAAGAGAAAGGCGCTTGAGGAGAGAGCCGCCAGGATCGATGATGTCTCCGCAAAGATGGCGGAGCTCGAAGGGGAGGAAAAGTCCCTCCGCGAGACCTACGAGGAGCTGAAGAGGAAGAACGGCCTCTACCAGCGCGCTCTCCAGAGGAAGGCCGAGGCGGAGAGGTATCTGAGGGAACTCGAGCGGGCGGGGGTTACCCCCGAGAGCCTGGAGGAGGAGCTAAAAGCGGTCGAAAACGCCAAGAAGGAGCTCGAGAACCTCCGCGAGGAAGTGACCGGGATAAGGGAGGAGATTGCGACTCTCAAAGGACTGAAGGAGAGTCTCATCGAGAACCTCTCGAAGCTGGAAGGCGCCAGGGTCTGCCCGCTGTGCAAGAGGCCCATCGAGGAACACGACGAGGAGGAGATACGGGCAGAGTACGACGCCGAGATAACCTCCATCGAGAAGAAGCTGAACAAGCTATCAAAGAAGCTCAAAAAGCTCAACGAACGGGAAATCGAGCTCAAAGGAATCATCAAGAGGGAGTCAAAGCTCATAAGGCTGAAGAAGACGGCGGACCTCCTGCGGGAGGTCAAGGAGAAGCTGGCCAAGTACGACCTGGAGGAGCTCGAGAAGGCCGCCGAGGAGTTTGAAAAGGCCAAAGCAAGGCTCATCGAGATAAAGAAGGAGCTGAGACACCTCAGAGAGGAGCTTGAGGAGCTTGAGAAAGCAAAAGACGAGCTGGGGAGGATAGAGAAAAAGCTCCAGGAGATGGGCAGGGAAAAGAGGAGGATACTGGAAAGGCTGGAGAACGAGGGCTTCGGCTCGTTCGAGGCCGTTGAGGAAAGGATGAAGGAGCTCGAGCCAGCCTACCGCGAGTACCTCTCGCTAAAGAACGTCCCGGCCCATCTTGAGAGGACGAAGAAGAAGCTCTCCCTCCTGGAGAAGAGGCGCGATGAGAGCATCAAGGCCCTTAGAAAACTGGAGGGGGAGTTCAAGGAGCTGGGGGCGAAGATGGAAAAACTCTCGCGGGAGTTCTCGGAGGAAGCCTACGCCGAGGCAGAGAAGAGGTACATGACGACCGCGAGGGAGCTTGAGAAGGCCAGAACGGAGCTCAAGGGCGCTGAAGAGCTGAGGGACGAGGTAATGAAGCTCCTCGACGAGCTGAAGGCAAAGAGGAAGGAGATAGAAGGGGCCGAAAAGGAGCTGGAGACCGTCGAAAAGGCCATGGCGGACATGACCGCGTTCAAGGAGAAGGTGGCGAGGCTCAAGGCCGAGGAGGAGCTGAGAGGCCTTGAGGAGGTACAGAAGCTCGCCGGCGAGACATTCTCGGAGATGACGGAGGGCAAGTACCAGGGGATAAAGCTCAAACGCGAGAAGAAGTTCGGAAAGGAGCGGATAGAGCTGAAGGTGCTCTACGCCGGCAACGAGGTCGGTCTGGAGTTCCTGAGCGGTGGGGAGAGAATAGCGCTCGGCCTGGCCTTCCGCCTGGCGCTCTCGCTCTACAAGGTGGGGAACCTTGAGCTTCTGATCCTGGACGAGCCCACGCCCTTCCTGGATGAGGAGCGCAGGAAGAAGCTCGTGGAGATAATATCGAGCCAGCTGAGGAAGATACCGCAGGTCATAATCGTTTCCCACGACGAGGAGCTGAAGGACGCGGCGGACTACGTTATAAGGGTCCTGAACGTCGGCGGCAAGAGCCGCGTGGAGGTGGAGAGCATTGGAGCGTATTAG
- a CDS encoding DNA double-strand break repair nuclease NurA has translation MERISDAHVRAMRDYLKNQLGLMEELTREISKSYQWLPFPEPKRASVYAVDGSRMMKRLSGAIIYGVASVAIGENLYHWSEVGFVSPYKHVDERIRIHMELLEKRIGAMASEMGAELVLMDGTISGSIIRPPSYIGSNTDKMFKRHSDELVALADGFLKLLDEKWEAWLETLERDGIINAPTLVARGEGRKGIFTLLKERGVEEAKITRWQDDYEDVIILLEYLEFLHALDRLLAARTAAIAKTFYRDDIVRQVRPGTPMLDVPVLDMISKEAGYVPFRYSREEKRKFPDVVEKLMDMGHFGNLMRLLDKTKDGYRVKVQPFYVRFVDGGVIYLLEVPGESERDALETLSMMLSVAEDEYVIPLEYAHHSVVIKKQEFDAYVSAVLSALVGEDERFLSFLRYGREPLE, from the coding sequence TTGGAGCGTATTAGCGACGCCCACGTAAGGGCGATGAGGGACTACCTGAAGAACCAGCTGGGGCTCATGGAAGAACTCACCCGGGAGATATCGAAGAGCTATCAGTGGCTGCCCTTCCCCGAGCCCAAAAGGGCCAGCGTTTATGCCGTTGACGGCAGCAGAATGATGAAGCGCCTCAGCGGGGCGATAATCTACGGCGTCGCCTCGGTCGCCATCGGGGAGAACCTGTACCACTGGAGCGAAGTCGGCTTTGTGTCGCCGTACAAGCACGTTGACGAGAGGATAAGGATTCACATGGAGCTCCTTGAGAAGCGCATAGGTGCCATGGCGTCGGAGATGGGGGCCGAGCTGGTGCTGATGGACGGCACGATAAGCGGCTCGATAATTCGTCCCCCCAGTTATATCGGGAGCAACACGGATAAAATGTTTAAGAGGCACAGCGACGAGCTGGTTGCCCTGGCAGATGGCTTTCTAAAGCTCCTGGATGAGAAATGGGAGGCCTGGTTGGAGACGCTTGAGAGGGACGGCATCATAAACGCCCCGACTCTCGTTGCGAGGGGAGAGGGCAGGAAGGGAATATTCACGCTGCTCAAGGAGAGGGGGGTCGAGGAGGCCAAGATAACCCGCTGGCAGGACGATTATGAGGACGTGATAATCCTCCTGGAGTACCTCGAGTTCCTCCACGCCCTCGACAGGCTCCTCGCCGCCAGAACTGCCGCGATAGCCAAAACCTTCTACCGCGACGACATAGTGAGGCAGGTAAGGCCGGGCACCCCGATGCTCGACGTCCCTGTTCTGGACATGATTTCAAAGGAGGCAGGCTACGTACCGTTCAGGTACTCGAGGGAGGAGAAGAGGAAGTTCCCGGATGTCGTTGAGAAACTTATGGACATGGGGCACTTCGGGAACCTCATGAGGCTCCTCGACAAGACCAAAGACGGCTACAGAGTGAAGGTGCAGCCCTTCTACGTCCGCTTCGTGGACGGCGGCGTCATATACCTTCTGGAGGTACCCGGTGAGAGCGAGCGGGATGCGCTTGAAACACTCTCGATGATGCTCTCCGTCGCCGAGGACGAGTACGTGATTCCTCTCGAGTACGCCCACCATTCCGTTGTCATCAAAAAGCAGGAGTTCGACGCATACGTGAGCGCAGTGCTGAGCGCGCTGGTGGGGGAAGATGAGAGGTTCCTGAGCTTCCTGCGCTACGGGAGGGAGCCGCTGGAGTGA
- a CDS encoding DUF72 domain-containing protein, with protein sequence MIRAGTCGFCKGHAKYYQDFDAMEVQQTFYRILREQTLERWRKESPGATIACMGATRTGG encoded by the coding sequence ATGATACGGGCCGGAACCTGCGGCTTCTGCAAGGGCCACGCGAAGTACTACCAAGACTTCGACGCGATGGAGGTGCAGCAAACATTCTATCGAATTTTAAGGGAACAAACCCTCGAACGCTGGCGGAAGGAATCTCCAGGGGCTACTATCGCCTGCATGGGCGCTACGAGAACGGGAGGATAA
- a CDS encoding DUF72 domain-containing protein, giving the protein MAEGISRGYYRLHGRYENGRIIYRHSYSDEELKKIRERVLGWNCGEGFVFFNNSDMCRDARRFGAMMKEV; this is encoded by the coding sequence CTGGCGGAAGGAATCTCCAGGGGCTACTATCGCCTGCATGGGCGCTACGAGAACGGGAGGATAATCTACAGGCACTCCTACAGCGACGAAGAGCTGAAAAAGATAAGGGAAAGGGTCCTCGGCTGGAACTGCGGGGAGGGCTTCGTCTTCTTCAACAACTCTGACATGTGCAGGGACGCGAGAAGGTTCGGGGCGATGATGAAAGAGGTGTGA
- a CDS encoding PIN domain-containing protein, translating into MIYIDSNVIYNYLFETPLTKTASSILDENHGELVTSFSTIEESVYVVLRKLLSEKAGIRNRYDAKRYLKTPEGKVLIDEAFTSVLTLIFQYDVELIEDATSPGIVQSYAVRYGLMPRDAQIVATCVMNGIKKIATFDEDFDDVAEVFIIR; encoded by the coding sequence GTGATATACATCGACTCAAACGTAATCTACAACTATCTTTTTGAGACACCCCTGACCAAAACTGCTTCTTCAATCTTAGATGAAAACCACGGGGAACTTGTAACCTCCTTCTCCACCATCGAGGAGAGTGTGTATGTAGTGCTGAGAAAACTGCTCTCGGAAAAAGCCGGAATACGAAATAGATACGACGCAAAAAGATATTTGAAGACTCCAGAAGGCAAAGTTCTTATTGATGAGGCGTTTACTTCCGTTCTGACACTGATTTTCCAGTATGATGTTGAGTTGATTGAAGACGCCACGAGTCCTGGAATCGTTCAAAGCTATGCGGTCAGGTATGGTTTAATGCCAAGAGACGCCCAGATTGTTGCTACATGCGTCATGAACGGAATAAAAAAGATAGCAACTTTTGATGAGGATTTTGACGACGTTGCGGAAGTCTTCATCATCAGGTAG
- the gyaR gene encoding glyoxylate reductase: MRPKVFITRAIPENGIELLREHFEVEVWEDEHEIPREVLLEKVRDVDALVTMLSEKIDAEVFDSAPRLRMVANYAVGYDNIDVEEATRRGIYVTNTPDVLTNATADFAWTLLLAAARRLIEADGFIRSGEWKKRGIAWHPRMLLGHDVYGKTIGVVGFGRIGQAIARRAGGFGMRILYNSRTRKPEVEKELGAEFKPLDELLRESDFVVLAVPLTKETHRMIGERELKLMKKTAILVNIARGKVVDTEALVRALKEGWIAGAGLDVYEEEPYYHEELFSLDNVVLAPHIGSATHGAREGMAELVARNLITFKNGQVPPTLVNREVVKVRKPGFE, translated from the coding sequence GTGAGGCCGAAGGTCTTCATCACCCGTGCGATTCCCGAAAACGGCATCGAACTCCTGAGGGAGCACTTTGAGGTCGAGGTCTGGGAGGACGAACACGAGATTCCGAGGGAAGTCCTGCTCGAGAAGGTTCGCGACGTTGATGCCCTCGTCACCATGCTGAGCGAGAAGATAGACGCCGAGGTCTTTGACAGCGCCCCCAGGCTGAGGATGGTGGCGAACTACGCGGTCGGCTACGACAACATAGACGTTGAGGAGGCAACGAGGAGGGGAATCTACGTCACCAACACCCCCGACGTCCTCACCAACGCCACCGCCGACTTCGCCTGGACCCTCCTCCTTGCCGCCGCGCGGCGCTTAATTGAGGCGGACGGGTTCATTCGCTCGGGCGAATGGAAAAAGCGCGGTATAGCCTGGCACCCGAGGATGCTGCTGGGCCACGACGTTTACGGAAAGACCATCGGTGTGGTCGGCTTCGGAAGAATCGGCCAGGCTATAGCGAGGCGCGCAGGGGGCTTCGGGATGAGGATACTCTACAACTCGCGCACGAGGAAGCCCGAGGTCGAGAAAGAGCTCGGCGCCGAGTTCAAGCCGTTGGACGAGCTCCTGCGCGAGAGCGACTTCGTGGTTCTGGCAGTCCCGCTGACGAAGGAGACCCACCGCATGATAGGCGAACGGGAGCTTAAGCTAATGAAGAAAACGGCGATACTTGTAAACATAGCGAGGGGCAAGGTCGTCGATACGGAGGCGCTCGTCAGGGCACTCAAGGAAGGCTGGATAGCCGGTGCCGGCCTGGACGTCTACGAGGAGGAGCCGTACTACCACGAGGAGCTCTTCAGCCTCGACAACGTGGTTCTGGCCCCCCACATAGGCAGCGCCACCCACGGCGCGAGGGAGGGCATGGCCGAACTCGTGGCCAGGAACCTCATAACCTTCAAAAACGGTCAGGTTCCGCCGACGCTGGTGAACAGGGAAGTGGTAAAGGTCAGGAAGCCGGGGTTTGAGTGA
- the rlmD gene encoding 23S rRNA (uracil(1939)-C(5))-methyltransferase RlmD gives MRIRGEIKELSADGLGVLERNNRAVYVPFTYPGDVVSVNKTRRRFGRRIATDFELLESSPLRQTSRCPHFGTCGGCLWQGLRYGEQLRFKAELFERITGISAPVKGSPNIWNFRNVSNFIVTTWGIGLKEYGDPLGVVELSECPVFSKRTSEYLRALRAFLSETGLKPWNLKKKAGDVHYLRVREGKFTGEVMVNLIAHTKPSEDVAEAFKDYFSFADSLYWSLKTDERDDPRGEPEIIGGEPFIRERIGDVTYLIHPNSFFQTNSYALGSLLKAVEGFTDGERVLDLYSGVGTFGVWLAKRGFEVEGVELNPFAVEMARKNVELNGVNARFRVGRAEETPIGDYDTVIVDPPRKGLREAAELLVKSGVERILYVSCNPKAFRLDYENHLRKAYRIEDTILIDMFPHTPHVEAVIWLERT, from the coding sequence ATGCGCATCAGGGGAGAGATAAAGGAACTCAGCGCCGATGGCCTTGGTGTGCTGGAGAGGAATAATAGGGCCGTTTACGTGCCCTTCACGTATCCTGGCGACGTGGTGAGTGTGAATAAAACCCGGAGGCGCTTCGGCAGGAGGATCGCCACGGATTTTGAGCTTCTGGAATCCTCACCGCTCAGACAGACCTCGAGATGCCCTCACTTCGGAACCTGCGGGGGCTGCCTCTGGCAGGGTCTGAGATACGGGGAACAGTTGAGATTCAAAGCCGAACTCTTCGAGCGGATAACCGGGATAAGCGCGCCGGTTAAGGGGTCGCCCAATATCTGGAACTTCAGGAACGTGAGCAACTTCATCGTGACTACCTGGGGGATAGGACTCAAGGAGTACGGGGATCCTCTCGGCGTGGTGGAGCTTTCCGAGTGTCCGGTTTTCTCAAAGAGGACATCCGAATACCTGCGCGCCCTTCGGGCTTTTTTGAGCGAGACTGGTCTCAAACCGTGGAATCTGAAGAAAAAAGCTGGCGACGTTCACTACCTCCGGGTTAGGGAGGGCAAGTTCACGGGGGAAGTCATGGTGAACCTCATAGCCCATACGAAACCATCGGAAGACGTTGCCGAGGCATTCAAGGACTACTTCTCCTTTGCGGATTCCCTTTACTGGAGCCTTAAGACGGACGAGAGGGACGACCCCCGGGGAGAGCCCGAGATTATTGGAGGTGAACCTTTCATACGCGAGAGGATCGGGGACGTGACTTACCTCATTCACCCCAACAGCTTCTTCCAGACCAACAGCTACGCCTTAGGGTCACTCCTCAAGGCCGTTGAAGGCTTTACAGATGGCGAGAGAGTTCTCGACCTCTACTCCGGCGTCGGAACCTTCGGCGTCTGGCTGGCGAAGAGGGGTTTCGAGGTTGAGGGAGTGGAGTTGAACCCCTTCGCTGTGGAGATGGCGAGGAAAAATGTCGAACTAAATGGGGTGAATGCCAGGTTCCGCGTTGGTCGGGCAGAGGAAACTCCCATTGGGGACTACGACACAGTCATAGTTGACCCGCCGAGGAAGGGGTTGAGGGAGGCGGCCGAGTTACTGGTGAAAAGCGGCGTTGAGAGGATCCTTTACGTCTCCTGCAACCCAAAGGCGTTCCGGCTCGACTACGAGAATCACCTGAGGAAGGCTTACAGGATTGAGGACACTATTCTAATCGACATGTTCCCGCACACGCCGCACGTTGAGGCGGTGATATGGCTTGAAAGAACTTGA
- the infB gene encoding translation initiation factor IF-2, translating to MRRIRQPIIAVLGHVDHGKTTLLDRIRRTNVAGKEAGGITQHIGATEVPIETVKGLAGPLIQLWKGEIKLPGLLFIDTPGHEAFTSLRARGGSLADLAVLIVDINEGFQPQTIESIEILRKNRTPFIVAANKIDRIKGWKVEEDEPFLVNIKKQDQRAQQELETKLWELIGKFYEMGFQANRFDRVQNFTRELAIVPISAKYGIGVPELLVLIAGLSQKYLEEKLKIEVEGPARGTILEIREEVGLGTTLDVIIYDGTLRRDDTIVVGGKDKAIVTKIRALLKPKPLDEIRDPRFRFDQVEEVAAAAGIKIAAPGLEEALAGSPVIAARSEEEIEKARQEILSQIQSVVISTGKVGVIVKADTLGSLEALSKELQEKGIPIRKADVGNISKTDVMEALSVREEEEKYGVVLGFNVRVNEDAEEVAKAKGIPIFVGSIIYKLIEDYEEWIRAEEEKKKRELLSKVTFPGVIRLYPDERYVFRRSHPAIVGVEVVEGRIRPGVALIKQNGQKIGVIKSIKNKNDFVQEAKKGDAVAIAIEGAMVGRHIHPGETLYVDLSKNDVIILAKQLKNEMDETDIRALKMTAKVKAQQDPFWKAV from the coding sequence ATGAGGAGGATAAGACAGCCCATCATAGCGGTTCTCGGTCACGTTGACCACGGAAAAACAACCCTGCTCGACAGGATCAGGCGTACGAACGTCGCCGGCAAGGAGGCCGGTGGAATAACCCAGCACATAGGCGCGACGGAGGTGCCTATCGAGACAGTCAAAGGACTCGCAGGCCCGCTTATCCAGCTCTGGAAAGGCGAGATAAAGCTTCCCGGGCTGCTCTTCATCGACACTCCCGGTCACGAGGCCTTCACGAGCCTGCGCGCGAGGGGAGGGAGCCTGGCCGATTTGGCGGTTCTCATCGTGGACATCAACGAGGGCTTCCAGCCCCAGACCATAGAGAGCATCGAGATACTCAGGAAGAACAGAACCCCCTTCATCGTGGCCGCCAACAAGATAGACAGGATAAAGGGCTGGAAGGTGGAGGAGGATGAGCCTTTCCTCGTGAACATCAAGAAGCAGGACCAGAGGGCCCAGCAAGAGCTTGAAACCAAGCTCTGGGAGCTCATTGGGAAGTTCTACGAGATGGGCTTCCAGGCCAACCGCTTTGACCGCGTCCAGAACTTCACCCGCGAGCTGGCAATAGTTCCGATTTCGGCCAAGTACGGCATAGGCGTCCCGGAGCTTCTCGTCCTCATCGCCGGTCTCAGCCAGAAGTACCTTGAGGAGAAGCTCAAGATCGAGGTTGAAGGGCCGGCGCGCGGCACTATACTGGAGATACGCGAGGAAGTCGGCCTGGGAACCACGCTTGACGTCATCATATACGACGGAACCCTCCGCAGGGACGACACCATCGTCGTCGGAGGCAAAGACAAGGCGATAGTTACGAAAATCCGCGCCCTCCTCAAGCCAAAGCCCCTCGACGAGATACGCGACCCGAGGTTCCGCTTCGACCAGGTTGAGGAGGTCGCCGCCGCGGCGGGTATAAAGATAGCCGCCCCGGGACTTGAGGAGGCCTTAGCCGGCTCGCCAGTTATAGCGGCCCGCTCGGAGGAGGAGATTGAAAAGGCCAGGCAGGAGATTCTGAGCCAGATACAGAGCGTCGTCATAAGCACCGGCAAGGTGGGCGTCATAGTAAAGGCCGACACCCTCGGCTCGCTTGAGGCCCTCAGCAAGGAGCTCCAGGAGAAGGGGATTCCCATCAGGAAGGCCGATGTGGGGAACATAAGCAAGACTGACGTGATGGAGGCCCTGAGCGTCCGCGAGGAGGAAGAGAAGTACGGCGTCGTTCTGGGCTTCAACGTCAGGGTGAACGAGGACGCCGAAGAGGTCGCCAAGGCAAAGGGCATCCCGATTTTCGTTGGAAGCATTATATACAAGCTCATCGAGGACTACGAGGAGTGGATCCGGGCGGAGGAGGAGAAGAAGAAGCGTGAGCTACTCAGCAAGGTCACCTTCCCGGGCGTTATAAGGCTCTATCCGGACGAGCGCTACGTCTTCAGGAGGAGCCACCCAGCGATAGTGGGCGTTGAGGTCGTGGAGGGCCGCATAAGGCCCGGAGTGGCACTCATCAAGCAGAACGGCCAGAAGATCGGCGTCATCAAGTCCATCAAGAACAAGAACGACTTCGTCCAGGAGGCCAAGAAGGGCGACGCCGTTGCTATAGCCATCGAGGGCGCGATGGTCGGCAGGCACATCCACCCGGGAGAGACGCTCTACGTTGACCTGAGCAAGAACGACGTCATAATCCTCGCCAAGCAGCTCAAGAACGAGATGGACGAGACCGACATAAGGGCCCTCAAGATGACGGCGAAGGTGAAGGCCCAGCAGGACCCGTTCTGGAAGGCGGTTTGA
- the ndk gene encoding nucleoside-diphosphate kinase produces the protein MAEKKIERTLVILKPDAVVRGLMGEIISRFEKRGLKIVGMKMIWIDRELAEKHYEEHKGKPFFEPLIDYITKAPSVVMVVEGRYAISVVRKMSGATDPKDAEPGSIRGDYGLDIGDSIYNIIHASDSPESAEREINLYFKPDELYRYCKAADWFYHTHARAKREYLDSMDCLER, from the coding sequence ATGGCGGAGAAAAAGATAGAAAGAACACTCGTTATACTCAAGCCCGACGCCGTTGTCCGTGGGCTGATGGGCGAAATAATCTCCCGCTTCGAGAAGAGGGGGCTTAAAATCGTCGGGATGAAGATGATATGGATCGACCGCGAGCTGGCGGAGAAGCACTACGAGGAGCACAAAGGAAAACCCTTCTTTGAGCCGCTCATCGACTACATCACCAAGGCCCCGAGTGTTGTGATGGTCGTTGAGGGGCGCTACGCCATAAGCGTCGTCAGGAAGATGTCCGGCGCCACGGACCCCAAGGACGCCGAGCCCGGAAGCATAAGGGGCGACTACGGCCTCGACATCGGCGACTCGATATACAACATAATCCACGCCTCAGACAGCCCGGAGAGTGCCGAGAGGGAGATAAACCTCTACTTCAAGCCGGATGAGCTCTACAGATACTGCAAAGCCGCGGACTGGTTCTACCACACGCACGCCAGGGCGAAGAGGGAGTACCTCGACAGCATGGACTGCCTTGAGCGCTGA